One Glandiceps talaboti chromosome 2, keGlaTala1.1, whole genome shotgun sequence genomic region harbors:
- the LOC144453672 gene encoding fatty acid-binding protein 10-A, liver basic-like: MAFAGTWTFVKGENMKEFILASGGKPEVAEIGDTLATTIVCAKDGDYFSVKITGPKGNTVEQKFKPGEPFEENLEIFGKKRQSVASIDGGKLVIKGVEAGQAVETREVNGDEMVLSMTKDGVSVVGKRYFKRA, translated from the coding sequence ATGGCTTTTGCAGGAACGTGGACCTTCGTGAAAGGTGAAAACATGAAGGAGTTCATTCTGGCATCAGGTGGAAAGCCCGAAGTAGCGGAGATTGGAGACACCCTCGCCACAACCATTGTGTGTGCTAAGGATGGCGACTACTTCAGTGTGAAGATCACTGGACCAAAAGGCAATACCGTTGAGCAAAAGTTTAAGCCTGGTGAGCCATTCGAAGAaaatcttgaaatatttggcaagAAGAGACAATCGGTAGCAAGCATCGACGGAGGAAAACTCGTCATCAAAGGAGTCGAAGCTGGCCAAGCGGTTGAAACCCGTGAAGTAAACGGCGATGAAATGGTGCTGAGTATGACCAAGGATGGCGTGAGTGTGGTTGGCAAGCGTTACTTCAAACGTGCATAA
- the LOC144453477 gene encoding fatty acid-binding protein, liver-like, with the protein MAFAGKWNFVKGENMKEFILAAGGKAEFAEKADTLSTTIDCSKDGDTFSVKIIGPKGTVDQKFKPGEPFEENFEMLGKKRQSVASIDGGKLTIKGVEAGTVVETREVNGDDMVMTLTKDGVSVVGKRYFKRA; encoded by the coding sequence ATGGCTTTTGCAGGCAAGTGGAATTTTGTCAAAGGCGAAAATATGAAGGAGTTCATCTTAGCGGCAGGTGGTAAAGCCGAATTTGCAGAGAAGGCGGACACTCTTTCGACAACCATTGATTGCTCAAAGGACGGAGACACCTTCTCGGTGAAGATCATTGGTCCAAAGGGCACCGTCGATCAGAAATTCAAGCCTGGTGAGCCGTTTGAAGAAAATTTCGAAATGCTTGGCAAAAAGAGACAATCAGTAGCAAGCATCGACGGAGGAAAGCTTACCATCAAGGGAGTCGAAGCTGGCACAGTGGTAGAAACCAGGGAAGTAAACGGCGATGACATGGTGATGACTCTGACCAAGGACGGTGTGAGTGTGGTTGGCAAGCGTTACTTCAAGCGTGCATAG
- the LOC144447523 gene encoding fatty acid-binding protein 2-like, whose translation MAFAGKWTFVKGENMKEFILAAGGKAELAEKADNLATTIDCSKDGDTFSVKIIGPNGTVEQKFKPGEPFEENFAALGKQRQSVASIDGGKLTIKGVEAGTVVETREVNGDDMILSLSKDGVDVVGKRYFKRA comes from the coding sequence ATGGCTTTTGCAGGCAAGTGGACCTTTGTCAAGGGCGAGAATATGAAGGAGTTCATCTTAGCGGCAGGCGGTAAAGCCGAACTTGCAGAGAAGGCAGATAATCTTGCAACAACTATCGATTGCTCAAAGGACGGAGACACCTTCTCGGTGAAGATTATTGGACCAAATGGCACCGTCGAGCAGAAGTTTAAGCCTGGTGAACCATTCGAAGAGAACTTTGCGGCGTTGGGCAAACAGAGACAATCCGTGGCAAGCATCGACGGAGGAAAGCTTACCATCAAGGGAGTCGAAGCTGGCACAGTGGTAGAAACCCGTGAAGTAAACGGCGATGACATGATCTTGTCCTTGAGTAAGGATGGTGTAGATGTCGTCGGCAAGCGTTATTTCAAGCGTGCATAG